In Halobacteroides halobius DSM 5150, the genomic window TAAAGCTGGTTCAGTAATTCCAAAGTAAGCAGAAATAGCAGAAGTTGATGCTAGACTCTCTTCATCCGGATCATTTGATAACCAAGCTATTGCTAAAGAAGCACTCCCTTGAGCTATATTAGATAAAGCTAACATAGGCCATAAGAATGTTCCACCGTGTTGAGCTATAAGTTGAATATCAACCCCAAGGAACATATGATGCATTCCTGTAGCAACCATTGGAGCATAAAGTGCACCATATAATAGACCACCTAACCATGGTACAGCTTGGTAAGCATTAACAATTCCACTAGTTAATACATTACCCATAGTACGAGTCAACGGGCCAATAAGTCCTAATGATAAGAATCCAGTTACTAAAATAGTTGTAATTGGCACTACTAATAACTGAATAGCATTTGGAACCCAGTCTCTTAACCACTTTTCTACTATACTTAGAATATATGCTGCAGCTAAAACTGGTAATACCTGTCCTTGATATCCTACCTTTTCAATCTGGAATAATCCTAAGATATTAAAATGCGGAACTGTTCCTTCAAGTGCTGCTTCTCCATAAGTCCAAGCATTCATCAGACTAGGATGTACTAACATAAGCCCCATAACAATACCTAAGATTGGACTACCACCAAACTTTTTAGTTGCAGACCAACCAACTAGTGCAGGTAAGAATACAAAGGATGTATTAGCCATCATATTAATTAAATTCCATAATCCTTTTAAATCAGGATATACCTGTAATAAAGTCTTACCTTCTACAAATAATCCTTTAGCTCCTAATAAATTGTTAAGTCCCATCAATACACCAGCAACTATAATAGCCGGAATAATAGGCATGAAAATATCAGATAATGTCTTTACTAATCTTTGTAATGGATTTAAGTTTTTAGCACCAGAACTCTTTACTTCTGATACCGAAGCTTCTTCCAATCCAGTAAGAGCTGTAAATTCTGCGTACACTTTTTCAACATCACCAGACCCAATAACAATTTGGTAGATTCCTGATGAACTAAAAGCACCTTTTACTAACTCTACATCTTCTACTTTTTCCTTATCTACTTTAGATTCATCTTTTAAAGATAAACGAAGTCTTGTTACACAGTGTGCTGCATTTTCAATATTTTCTTTACCGCCAATAAATTTAATTATTTGTTCGGCATTCTTCTTATAATTTGCCATTAATTTCCCTCCCTATAGGAAACAAATTTACTTTTTCAATTATATACACAAGCTCTTATATGAATTCTTATAGGGTTATAATCTTATAACTTGTATATACAGGTTATTTAGCAATTATATTATAACTTGTATATACAGGTTTGTCAATAAATTATTTGTCATCTTTTGTCTTAATCTGTCGTTAAAAGCTAAAATAAAGTAGGACCAGCCTCACGGCTGGGACCTCTTGTCAAACTGCACGTACGGTTCTCCCGTATACAGCTTTCGGTCATTGTTGCTCCTTAACAGAGAGTAAGTTATCGTCTTTGTGTTGCCACAAATGTATATTTTACTCTTGTCTAAAGCACATCGGTAAGCAGTGATTCTAGTCCTAAATCTCTTAATATTTTATTAGGAAGGCGATAATTCTGTCCTTTCGCCTTCTTTCCTTCTATAAAACAACGTACTCTCATTCTTATCCAACCATCTAACTTTTTATATAGTCCTTTAACATTTCCTAGTAGAAAGCTATTACCCCAACCTCTAATAATTAAATTAAGTTCATCAATCATTACAGCTACTCCTATTGATCTATTCCTTTTGGTTTTCTTTCTTACTTTATCCTTGAAACTTTTAATAGAGCTCTCTTTTGGCTTTTTATAATCACAATTATAAAATTTAAATTCTAGAAATTTAAATCCATCATTAAAATTCGTAATTACTGTTTTCCGAGGATGTAGTCTTAAGTTTAATTCATTTTCTATAATCTGGCGAGTTACTTCCAAAGCACGTTCTGCTTTAGCTTTACTCTTAGCCATAATTATAAAGTCATCGGCAAATCTAACTATCTTATATCCTCGACGCGTCATTTTCTTATCAAAGTGATGTAGGTAGATATTTGCTAAAAGTGGAGAAATTACGCCTCCTTGTGGAGTTCCCTCCGTTGTTTCTTCTCTTCCTTGCTCAGTCATGACACCTATAGTAAGCCACGACCTAATAATATCTAATATCCAACCATCACTTACTTCCTCTGCTATCAGCTCCATTAAAATTTCATGGTCTATTGTATCAAAGTAAGATTTGACATCTGCGTCTAATACCCAATTATAACCTTGTTCTTTATATTCTTCTACTTTCTTAATTGCATCTTCGGTTGACCTATTAGGTCTAAAACCATAAGAACAGTCGCAGAATATTTCTTCAAAGTGTATCTCTAGAATCTGTTTCACTGCTTGTTGGGCAATTCGGTCTTTAATTACTGGAATACCTAGTGGTCTTTGTTCTCCATTTCCTTTTGAGATATACGTTCTTAGAACTGGTTGTGGCTCATATCTATCTTCTGTTAACTGGCGATATAAAGCACTCATATTCTTAGTGTAATTTTCTCTAAATTCTTCAACTTCTACACCGTCAATCCCTCCACAACCACCATTATTCAAAACTTTCTGAGCTGCACAATGTAAATGTCTTTTCTTAGTCACTAAATCTTTTATACTATATAGCGAACTAATTTTTTTTTTCACCTATCCTACCTCACGACTTACCAGTTCTTCCTATCCTGTCTTAATATCTAAACCCCTATATTCGTAGCATTCCTAAGCACGTCTTCTAAGCTCTCGCCAATCGCACCTCTTAGTTTACTACTACTTAGGTCATGGTTTTTCTTAAATTCATCACGCTTCCAGTTATGATTTTCTGTCCGCTATTTCTTTTAAGACTTATTGTCTTTAACAATGTTTAAACCATTTTGATTTAAATACCATCAACACTCAATTCTAAACTTCAATAACCTGGCTATCCTTCACTGTAATCAACTTTCATTGATTTTTTTTTTTCACTACTATGATAGCTTCTGAACTCTAATATTTCATCGCTTTGACTTTCCCTATTCAGGTTATATCATCACTTATCTTTATAAATTTCTATAAAGACCATATTAGAGCATCCTCTGGTCACCTATGCTATATTCCAATCATTCCGACCATAATCACACTCATTAGCCTAACATATTCCTATGGTCTATAAGTTAGCCTTGGACTTCCCCATTATTTTGGTGAGTCGTCACTAATGAATGCCACCTTCGGTTCACATATTGTTCCGGACTGATTTTTCGCCTCAAACTCTTCAGATTACATCTCACGATGAACACCCTGTTACTGTTGGCTTCATATCCTGTTCTTTATTAACTTAGGTTGACGTTTGTTTTCTCCGTTTGCTCACCCATTTCGTCTGTGAGTGCCACAATATCTCAACCATATTATCCATTCTTCCAGAATAGGCAGGACTTACACCTACTATCATCATAGACTACAGAGCACACAAAATAACCTCCTCTAAATAGAGGAGGTATCATTATTAATAATCTGTATTAGCTTCTTCTCCTGTGACAATTTTAACTCCAGAACTCGCTCCAATCCTAGTAGCTCCAGCTTCAATCATATCTTGAGCATCAGCCATACTTCTAACCCCACCAGAAGCTTTAACTTCTAAGTCATCTCCTACAACTTCTTTCATTAATTTTACATCTTCTACTGTAGCACCAGCAGTTCCAAAACCAGTGGAAGTCTTAACAAAATCAGCTCCTGCTTCTTTAGCTACCTGGCAAGCTTTCTTTTTTTCTTCTTCTGTTAAATAGCATGTTTCAATAATCACCTTGACTATTTTATCTCCTGCAGCCTGAACAACAGCAGCAATATCATCTTGGACAATCTCCCATGCTTTAGACTTAATTGCTCCTAAATTAATTACCATATCAATTTCATCAGCTCCTGCATCAACTGCATCCCTAGTAGCAAAAGACTTTGTTTCCGTAGTATTGGCCCCTAAAGGAAAACCTATCACTGTACATACCTTAACTGGACTTCCACTTAATTCTTGCTTAACTAACTTAACAAAACTAGGATTAACACAGACAGAAGCAAACTTATACTCTATAGCTTCTTGACACTTTTTGACTATATCTTCTTTAGTAGCATCTGGGCCTAAAATCGTATGATCAATCATTCCTGCTACTTTTTCTGCATCCATACTAATGCCTCCTTTACTTTTTCTTAATTACTTCTTTTACATTCTTAACAATTTCTTCAGCTGTTAAATCAAACTCTTCAATTAACTCTTTAGGAGCACCAGACTTACCAAACGTATCTTTAACTCCCACTCTTTTTACAGGAACAGGATAATTTTCTGCTACAGCTTCAGCAATAGCACTACCTAATCCTCCATAAATATTATGTTCTTCTGCTGTTACTACAGCACCAGTTTTCTTAGCAGAAGCAACAACTCCTTCTACATCTAAAGGCTTAATTGTATGGACATTAACTACTTCAGCTGAAATATCTTCTTGAGCTAACTCTTCCTTAGCTTCAAGGGCTTTAGCTAACATCATACCAGCAGCAAAGATTGTTACATCACTACCTTCTTCTACAACATTAACTTTACCCCACTCAAACTTATAATCTTCTTCAGCAAAAACAACTGGCGTTCCTACTCTTCCAAAGCGAAGATATACTGGCCCATCATATTCAGCCGCAGCTTTAGTTGCTGCCTTAGCTTCTGTATAATCAGCAGGAACAATCACTGTCATATTTGGAATAGCTCGTAGAATACTTAAATCTTCAACAGATTGATGTGTAGCACCATCCGGGCCAACCGTTATCCCAGCGTGAGTAACAGCAATCTTAACATTTAAATTAGGATAGGCAATTGAATTTCTAATCTGATCTGCTACCCGAGCACTACCAAAGACAGCAAAAGTACTAGCAAAAGCAACTTTACCGCAAGTGGCTAAACCAGCTGCCATCCCCATCATATTTTGTTCAGCAATTCCTACCTGAAAAAATCTATCCTCATACTCTTCAGCAAAATAAGTTGTTCTTGTAGAACCTGCTAAATCCGCATCTAATACTACAACATCTTCATTTTTTGCACCTAATTCAACTAATGCTTCACCATAAGCGTTACGTGTTGGAATTTCTTCTGTCATTTTTTACCCTCCCCAAGTAATTCAATGCTTCTAATCTTTAATTGTTTTTTACTCCAGTTCACTTAAAGCTTGTTCTGCTTTATCTTCTCCAGGTGTCTTACCATGCCAAGCAGGATTATCCTCCATATAAGAAACACCTTTACCTTTAACTGTATTAGCAACAATCATTACT contains:
- the treP gene encoding PTS system trehalose-specific EIIBC component, producing the protein MANYKKNAEQIIKFIGGKENIENAAHCVTRLRLSLKDESKVDKEKVEDVELVKGAFSSSGIYQIVIGSGDVEKVYAEFTALTGLEEASVSEVKSSGAKNLNPLQRLVKTLSDIFMPIIPAIIVAGVLMGLNNLLGAKGLFVEGKTLLQVYPDLKGLWNLINMMANTSFVFLPALVGWSATKKFGGSPILGIVMGLMLVHPSLMNAWTYGEAALEGTVPHFNILGLFQIEKVGYQGQVLPVLAAAYILSIVEKWLRDWVPNAIQLLVVPITTILVTGFLSLGLIGPLTRTMGNVLTSGIVNAYQAVPWLGGLLYGALYAPMVATGMHHMFLGVDIQLIAQHGGTFLWPMLALSNIAQGSASLAIAWLSNDPDEESLASTSAISAYFGITEPALFGVTLRKKYPFFAGIIGSALAGLYVTTNGVLASSIGIGGLPGFISIIPKYIPAFLVGMAISLVIPFVLTVIYAKRFAK
- the ltrA gene encoding group II intron reverse transcriptase/maturase; amino-acid sequence: MKKKISSLYSIKDLVTKKRHLHCAAQKVLNNGGCGGIDGVEVEEFRENYTKNMSALYRQLTEDRYEPQPVLRTYISKGNGEQRPLGIPVIKDRIAQQAVKQILEIHFEEIFCDCSYGFRPNRSTEDAIKKVEEYKEQGYNWVLDADVKSYFDTIDHEILMELIAEEVSDGWILDIIRSWLTIGVMTEQGREETTEGTPQGGVISPLLANIYLHHFDKKMTRRGYKIVRFADDFIIMAKSKAKAERALEVTRQIIENELNLRLHPRKTVITNFNDGFKFLEFKFYNCDYKKPKESSIKSFKDKVRKKTKRNRSIGVAVMIDELNLIIRGWGNSFLLGNVKGLYKKLDGWIRMRVRCFIEGKKAKGQNYRLPNKILRDLGLESLLTDVL
- the deoC gene encoding deoxyribose-phosphate aldolase; protein product: MDAEKVAGMIDHTILGPDATKEDIVKKCQEAIEYKFASVCVNPSFVKLVKQELSGSPVKVCTVIGFPLGANTTETKSFATRDAVDAGADEIDMVINLGAIKSKAWEIVQDDIAAVVQAAGDKIVKVIIETCYLTEEEKKKACQVAKEAGADFVKTSTGFGTAGATVEDVKLMKEVVGDDLEVKASGGVRSMADAQDMIEAGATRIGASSGVKIVTGEEANTDY
- a CDS encoding transketolase family protein, whose protein sequence is MTEEIPTRNAYGEALVELGAKNEDVVVLDADLAGSTRTTYFAEEYEDRFFQVGIAEQNMMGMAAGLATCGKVAFASTFAVFGSARVADQIRNSIAYPNLNVKIAVTHAGITVGPDGATHQSVEDLSILRAIPNMTVIVPADYTEAKAATKAAAEYDGPVYLRFGRVGTPVVFAEEDYKFEWGKVNVVEEGSDVTIFAAGMMLAKALEAKEELAQEDISAEVVNVHTIKPLDVEGVVASAKKTGAVVTAEEHNIYGGLGSAIAEAVAENYPVPVKRVGVKDTFGKSGAPKELIEEFDLTAEEIVKNVKEVIKKK